GAAACTGGGCGAGAGTGGCTATGCATTCGTTCAAGAAAGTTTCAGCCGAGAAGCATTGGCTAGTAAGTACATAACTGAACTTGAAAAGGTTGTGAAGAGATGAAGAAGTTATGCGTAATAGGTCTAGGTTATATTGGATTACCCACAGCTGCAGTCTTTGCGAATAATGGTTGGTCTGTTCATGGGGTCGATTTGAATCCTACCGCGGTAAATTCAATTAATAATGGCGAGATTCATATTGAGGAAGTAGGATTGGAAGAGCTTGTAAGTAACGCAGTAAAGAATGGATATTTAAGGGCTTCACATAAAGCAGAGTTAGCGGATTGTTATATAATTGCTGTTCCAACTCCCGTTAATTCGAATAATACTGCAAACTTGGATTACGTCAAGGATGCTTGTCGGTCTATCCTTCCAGTTATTAAAAAAGGTGATGTTGTCATTGTTGAGTCGACAATTCCGCCACGGACGATTGACGATGTTGTTGCACCGATTTTTGAAGGTGCTGGATGGAATGTCTATGAAGATATTTATCTTGCACATTGTCCTGAACGAGTCCTTCCAGGTAGAATCGTAATTGAAGTCGTTGAAAATGATCGTATAGTCGGGGGAATTAATGAAGCATCAGCGGAAGCTGCTGCAAAAGTGTATGATACTTTTGTTACTGGAGCGATTTTAAAGACCTCCGCGCTAAGTGCTGAAATGTCGAAGTTGATGGAAAATACGTACCGTGATGTCAATATTGCATTGGCAAATGAACTTGTGAAAATTTCAGAAAAGCTAGGTGTGGATGCATTAGAAGTGATTAAGTTAGCTAATCATCATCCGCGAGTAAACTTACATCTACCTGGTCCAGGAGTAGGTGGACATTGCTTGGCAGTAGATCCGTATTTTATCATTGAGAAAGCTCCGTCCGAATCTGTATTAATATCTGAATCTCGCAAAATAAATAATTCTATGCCAAACTTTGTAATCGAACAAGTCGAGAAAATCATATCAAATAGAAACTCCAAAGTTGCAGTTCTTGGACTAACGTATAAAGGAAACATTGATGACGTTAGAGAAAGTCCGGCAATGGAGATAGTATCTAAACTATTAGACCGTGGATTTTCTATTGGTGTTCACGATCCTCATATTAAGCAAAATCAAGTCGACTTCAAATTGTCTCCATTTAATGAAGCCATTGAAGATGCAGAATGTCTTCTTGTTTTAACAGACCATAATGAGTTTAAAGTGTTAGACGAGAATGAGATTGTCAAAAAAATGAAACGACCATTTGTTTTTGATACAAGGAACTGTGTCAAGATACAGAATTCTGAAATCCAGTATGTGAATTTTGGAAACCTAGATTCTGTACGAACAGAAATGAAGTTGAAAAAATGAATGAAGTGATGTTATGAAAAGAGCATTTGATAGTATCGTAAGTTTACTAGCATTAATTATATTATTACCAATCATTGGTGTAACTGCAGTCCTTATTCGAAGGAAAATAGGTTCTCCAGTTTTATTCAAACAAGAGCGACCTGGTTTAAATGGTAAGTCTTTCTTCGTATATAAGTTTAGGTCTATGACAGATGAGAAGGATAATCAAGGCGAGTTACTACCTGATGACGTTCGATTGACCACATTTGGCAATATAATACGAAAATTGAGTTTGGATGAGTTGCCGCAACTTGTGAATGTATTAAAAGGTGATATGAGTTTTGTCGGTCCTAGGCCATTATTGGTGGAGTATTTGCCATTGTATAATGAGAGACAAGCAAGGCGACATGAAGTTCGTCCGGGTATTACGGGATGGGCACAGGTAAATGGTCGAAACGCAATTTCCTGGGAAGAGCGTTTTGAATTAGATGTTTGGTATGTAGAAAATCGTACATTTTGGCTGGACATTAAGATTCTATTTATGACAGTATTGAAGGTATTAAAGTCAGAAGGAATTAGTCAAGATGGGAAGGCGACAATGTCAAAGTTTCTTGGAAATACGGCATCTTCGAGTAGGGATGAAGGGCAATGAAAAAAGTTGTAATCATTGGGGATAGTGGGCATGCGAAAGTCGTATCGGACGTTGTGAATTCTAATGATAATATGAATGTTTTTGCTAAGCTCGATGATAAGTATTTAGAGGTTTTTGTAGAAGATGACTTAATAAAAGGTCCAATCAGTCATCTTAAGGAATTGATGAATCTTGAATCGTCGCTTGGTGTAATCATGGGAATAGGAGCGAATGCGGTAAGGAAAAAGATTGTAGAAGAATTAAATCTTGATTCCAAAGCCTATGTGAGTGCGATACATTCTTCGGCGATTGTCAGTCCTAGCGTTGATATCGGAATTGGGACGGTTGTAATGCCGGGGGCTATTGTAAACGCGGACACCATGTTGGGAGAACATTCGATTGTTAATAGCGGTAGTGTCGTGGAACATGATTGTGTTATAGCTGACTATGGACATGTTTCGCCATTAGCCGCAATAACAGGTGGCGTCAATATTGGTGAAGGTACTCATATTGGTGCAGGGGCTTCTGTAATTCCATTAATGGAAATTGGTCAATGGTCAATTGTTGGTGCAGGTGCTGTTGTTGTATCTGATATAGGGGATAAACTAACAGTTGTTGGTGCACCGGCAAGGATAGTAAAGAGAGAAGGTTTATAAATGACTGAACGAATCTTTTTATCATCCCCTCACATGAGCGGGAATGAGCAGAAATACATAAATGAAGCATTTGAAACGAATTGGATTGCGCCACTTGGGACGAATGTGAATGCGTTTGAGGAAGAAATGACTGCATATGCTGGAACAGCGGATTCTGCTGTTTTGTCTTCCGGAACAGCAGCTATACACTTGGCGTTGGAGTTGGTTGGAGTTGGACAAGGAGATATAGTATTTTGTTCGAGCTTGACGTTTGTGGCAAGTGCAAACCCGATTTTGTATTTAGGCGCGAAGCCGGTATTTATTGATTCCGAAGAAGAAACATGGAATATGTCCCCAGAAGCTTTGGAACGAGCAATGGAAGTAGCGAAGGCTTATAAAAATCTTCCAAAAGCCGTTGTTGTTGTGAATTTGTATGGTCAAAGTGCGAAGATGGATGAACTTATGGCGATTTGTGATTCTTATGGTGTTCCTATGATTGAAGATGCAGCGGAATCTCTTGGCTCATCTTATAAAGGGAAAAAAAGTGGAACGTTTGGGAAATTTGGGATCTATTCATTTAACGGCAACAAAATCATTACGACTTCGGGTGGCGGTATGCTTATTTCCGATGACGTCGATGAATTGAAACGTGCACGCTTTTTAGCAACACAAGCACGTGATCAAGCAAAACATTATCAGCATAGTAAAGTCGGTTATAACTACCGAATGAGTAATATTCTCGCTGGTGTAGGACGAGCACAGCTTGAAATGCTAGATGACCGTGTAGAAGCGAGACGTGCGGTGTTTAATCGATATGTTGAAGCGTTGGGTGATATTGATGGTGTCAATTTTATGCCAGAACTTGAAGGGACTTATTCGAATCGCTGGTTGACGGCGTTGACGTTGGATCCAACGAAAGTGAAGATAACGCCTTATGAATTGATTGATGTTCTTGAGGAGGAAAACATTGAAGCACGTCCTGTATGGAAGCCACTTCATATGCAACCATTGTTTGAAGGATGTAAGTTTTATCCGCATGCAGAAGATGGAGTTGTGAGTGAACGGTTGTTTGAAACAGGGATTTGTTTACCGTCTGGGTCAAATATGACGGTAGAGCAGCAGAAGCGGGTCATTGCATTACTAAAAAAAGCCTTAATAAAATGATTTTTGAGGGAATGTTCAGCAAAATAGTGTAAGGTATCTATGCAAGATAATACTCCAACAATACGCTATAATTGATAAATGGGGATACCGACTATATAGAACTTTGAAAATATCTCCTCGATTTTTTATCTAAGGTCATGAATAGTCATAATTCAATTGGCAGAGGTAGGAGAATTGAAGATGACAGAGTGTTTCGGGAATCATATTTTAATATCTTTAAAAAGGGAGAATAGCCCATGAACATACTTGTAACTGGCGGTGCAGGGTATATAGGATCACATACTTGTGTTGCCTTACTTGAAGCGGGACACTCAGTGATTATTGCTGATAATCTTAGCAATAGTAAGCGCGAGAACGTTGAGAAGATTATGCGACTTGTAGATAAAGAAGTTACTTTTTACGAAATTGATGTAACTGATGAAGAAGCAGTTGATGTTATTTTTCGAAATTACAATATTGACGGTGTTATTCATTTTGCCGGTCATAAAGCAGTAGGAGAATCTGTAGAAAAGCCACTAGATTATTATTGTAATAACATTGTCAGCACTATAGTTCTTACAAAAGCCTGCAAGAAATATGATGTAAGACGGTTTGTCTTTAGTTCATCGGCAACAGTGTATGGGGATAACACTGTACCATTCGTAGAGTCTATGAATCTCTTACCAACTACAAATCCTTATGGGGAAACAAAAGCCATGAGTGAAAGAATTTTAACTGATATTGCGAAATCGAACCCTGCTTTCTCAGTTTCACTACTTAGATATTTTAATCCAGTAGGCGCCCATGAAAGTGGACTAATTGGCGAGGTGCCTAGCGGAATTCCAAATAATCTAATGCCGTATGTGACACAGGTAGCAAAAGGAAACCTGAAAAAACTTCAGGTTTTTGGTAACGACTACCCAACAGTTGATGGGACAGGTGTTAGAGATTATATTCATGTGATGGATCTAGCAGAAGGTCATGTGGCAGCATTGGAGAATCTAACTGAAGGTGTACATATCTATAATCTCGGTACTGGCAAGGGTACAAGTGTACTAGAATTAGTTAATGCTTTTGAAGAAGCTAATGGTATAGAAGTTCCTTATGAAGTTGTAGGACGCAGGCCTGGGGATATTGCATCGTGCTATGCGGATGTCTCCAAAGCCGAGCGAGAATTAGGCTGGACAGCAAAACGTGATGTTATATCAATGTGCTGGGATGCCTGGCGATTTGAGAAGAACAATTTTCTCCGGTTACCTACTATGTTGAATAGGTAATTTTTATTCTTGCTGGTGTAGGACGAGCGCAACTTGAGGTACTAGATAACTGTGTAGAAGCTAGACGTGCCGTGTTTGATCGATATGTTGAAGCATTAGTTGATATTGATGGTGTTCGTTTTATGCCAAAACTTGAGGGAACATATTCGAATCGTTGGTTGACGGCGTTGACGTTGAATCCAGAAAAAGTGATGATAAAACCTTATGAGCTAATTGATGTACTTGAAGCTAAGAGTATTGAGGCTCGACCTGTTTGGAAGCCACTTCATATGCAACCATTGTTTGAAGGATGTAAGTTTTATTCGTATGCACAAAATGATGTTGTGAGTGAACGGTTGTTTGAGACGGGGATTTGTTTGCCGTCGGGGTCGAATATGACAATTGAACAGCAGGAAAGAGTCATTTAGTTGATTAAGGAAAATTTAGATATTTAAATGATAACTTAGTTTCGATTTCCTGTGGAACTCAGGTTTTTATCATGAATTTTTTATGAAAAGAGAGGTATGTGACAGTAGATTGAAGAAACGTTGGAAAGTAATGACGATTTTTGGAACAAGGCCTGAGGCTATTAAAATGGCTCCACTTGTACTCGAACTTGAAAAGCATAATGAAGAGATTGAATCGATTGTAACAGTAACTGCTCAACATAGGGAAATGCTAGATCAAGTGCTTGATACATTCGGGATTACTCCTGATTACGACTTGAATATCATGAAAGACCGCCAGAC
This genomic window from Sporosarcina sp. Marseille-Q4063 contains:
- the galE gene encoding UDP-glucose 4-epimerase GalE, producing the protein MNILVTGGAGYIGSHTCVALLEAGHSVIIADNLSNSKRENVEKIMRLVDKEVTFYEIDVTDEEAVDVIFRNYNIDGVIHFAGHKAVGESVEKPLDYYCNNIVSTIVLTKACKKYDVRRFVFSSSATVYGDNTVPFVESMNLLPTTNPYGETKAMSERILTDIAKSNPAFSVSLLRYFNPVGAHESGLIGEVPSGIPNNLMPYVTQVAKGNLKKLQVFGNDYPTVDGTGVRDYIHVMDLAEGHVAALENLTEGVHIYNLGTGKGTSVLELVNAFEEANGIEVPYEVVGRRPGDIASCYADVSKAERELGWTAKRDVISMCWDAWRFEKNNFLRLPTMLNR
- a CDS encoding acetyltransferase — encoded protein: MKKVVIIGDSGHAKVVSDVVNSNDNMNVFAKLDDKYLEVFVEDDLIKGPISHLKELMNLESSLGVIMGIGANAVRKKIVEELNLDSKAYVSAIHSSAIVSPSVDIGIGTVVMPGAIVNADTMLGEHSIVNSGSVVEHDCVIADYGHVSPLAAITGGVNIGEGTHIGAGASVIPLMEIGQWSIVGAGAVVVSDIGDKLTVVGAPARIVKREGL
- a CDS encoding sugar transferase; translation: MKRAFDSIVSLLALIILLPIIGVTAVLIRRKIGSPVLFKQERPGLNGKSFFVYKFRSMTDEKDNQGELLPDDVRLTTFGNIIRKLSLDELPQLVNVLKGDMSFVGPRPLLVEYLPLYNERQARRHEVRPGITGWAQVNGRNAISWEERFELDVWYVENRTFWLDIKILFMTVLKVLKSEGISQDGKATMSKFLGNTASSSRDEGQ
- a CDS encoding DegT/DnrJ/EryC1/StrS aminotransferase family protein gives rise to the protein MTERIFLSSPHMSGNEQKYINEAFETNWIAPLGTNVNAFEEEMTAYAGTADSAVLSSGTAAIHLALELVGVGQGDIVFCSSLTFVASANPILYLGAKPVFIDSEEETWNMSPEALERAMEVAKAYKNLPKAVVVVNLYGQSAKMDELMAICDSYGVPMIEDAAESLGSSYKGKKSGTFGKFGIYSFNGNKIITTSGGGMLISDDVDELKRARFLATQARDQAKHYQHSKVGYNYRMSNILAGVGRAQLEMLDDRVEARRAVFNRYVEALGDIDGVNFMPELEGTYSNRWLTALTLDPTKVKITPYELIDVLEEENIEARPVWKPLHMQPLFEGCKFYPHAEDGVVSERLFETGICLPSGSNMTVEQQKRVIALLKKALIK
- a CDS encoding nucleotide sugar dehydrogenase, translating into MKKLCVIGLGYIGLPTAAVFANNGWSVHGVDLNPTAVNSINNGEIHIEEVGLEELVSNAVKNGYLRASHKAELADCYIIAVPTPVNSNNTANLDYVKDACRSILPVIKKGDVVIVESTIPPRTIDDVVAPIFEGAGWNVYEDIYLAHCPERVLPGRIVIEVVENDRIVGGINEASAEAAAKVYDTFVTGAILKTSALSAEMSKLMENTYRDVNIALANELVKISEKLGVDALEVIKLANHHPRVNLHLPGPGVGGHCLAVDPYFIIEKAPSESVLISESRKINNSMPNFVIEQVEKIISNRNSKVAVLGLTYKGNIDDVRESPAMEIVSKLLDRGFSIGVHDPHIKQNQVDFKLSPFNEAIEDAECLLVLTDHNEFKVLDENEIVKKMKRPFVFDTRNCVKIQNSEIQYVNFGNLDSVRTEMKLKK